The Salvelinus fontinalis isolate EN_2023a chromosome 9, ASM2944872v1, whole genome shotgun sequence genome has a window encoding:
- the si:dkey-246g23.4 gene encoding monocarboxylate transporter 2, producing MDSPVKSGTVRERQQLTVGPPDGGYGWFILLACFLVFGLTFGVIKAFGVFYMEIHSYFEATATGTSWITSITVATIHCGAPMASALSARYSHRAVVMIGGLLSCVGMVAGAYAQNLVQLYITVGLLTGFGYALTWTPTVTMVGWYFEKRRPMANALASAGECIITFLFTPLFQLLVDHYSWRGAMLVLGGLQLNLCVCGMLLRPLNTPTKLLPKEVREEEGDLTLDALPQTKSSSEGTVEVTGKAQAQKARKAELWSKVLRYVDYTLITNPRFMVYSMFGVFAALGFFAPALFLVPYARSQGVEEYQATALMSISAVLDLTGRVFFGWVANLHLVEMVQQLTATVILLGIVLLLCPLASSFLELAAFSSAYGLVYGATVSIHITVLAEVVGVQRLGSALGFFMLIRSSGGLLGPPIAGFLIDKMSDYGTGFLMAGVALIISALFLLLLHQMNRRAQGSARKGHV from the exons ATGGACTCCCCAGTGAAGAGTGGGACTGTGCGGGAGCGACAGCAGCTTACGGTGGGCCCCCCTGATGGAGGCTACGGATGGTTCATCCTGCTGGCCTGCTTCCTGGTGTTTGGGCTGACCTTTGGAGTGATCAAGGCCTTCGGAGTGTTCTACATGGAGATCCACAGCTACTTTGAGGCCACAGCAACAGGAACCTCGTGGATTACATCCATCACTGTGGCAACCATACACTGTGGAG CCCCCATGGCGTCTGCTCTGAGTGCTCGCTACAGCCACCGGGCCGTGGTGATGATAGGAGGTCTACTGAGCTGTGTGGGGATGGTGGCCGGGGCTTACGCCCAGAACCTGGTTCAACTTTACATCACTGTTGGGCTCCTAACCG GTTTTGGTTATGCCCTGACCTGGACCCCCACAGTGACCATGGTGGGCTGGTATTTTGAGAAGAGGAGGCCCATGGCCAACGCCTTGGCCAGCGCTGGAGAGTGCATCATCACCTTCCTGTTTACTCCCCTGTTCCAGCTGCTGGTGGACCACTACTCCTGGAGGGGGGCCATGCTAGTGCTGGGGGGCCTGCAGCTcaacctgtgtgtttgtgggatGTTACTGCGCCCCCTGAACACCCCCACTAAGCTGCTTCCCAAGGAGgtcagagaggaggaaggagacttgACGTTGGATGCCTTGCCCCAGACTAAATCTAGCTCTGAAGGGACAGTGGAGGTGACAGGTAAGGCCCAAGCCCAGAAGGCCAGAAAGGCTGAGCTATGGAGCAAAGTCCTGCGCTACGTGGACTACACACTCATCACCAACCCCCGCTTCATGGTCTACTCCATGTTCGGGGTGTTTGCTGCTTTGGGCTTTTTTGCCCCGGCCCTCTTCCTTGTGCCCTATGCCCGGAGCCAGGGAGTGGAGGAGTACCAGGCTACTGCCCTCATGTCCATCTCAGCAGTTCTGGACCTGACGGGCCGGGTGTTCTTCGGTTGGGTGGCCAACCTGCATCTAGTGGAGATGGTGCAGCAGCTGACTGCCACTGTGATCTTGCTGGGTATAGTCCTGCTGCTGTGTCCCCTCGCCTCCTCCTTCCTTGAGCTGGCTGCCTTCAGTTCAGCCTATGGCCTGGTGTACGGGGCCACCGTCTCCATCCACATCACCGTGCTGGCTGAGGTGGTAGGCGTGCAGCGGCTGGGGAGTGCCCTCGGCTTCTTCATGCTCATCCGCAGCAGCGGTGGCCTCCTGGGGCCGCCCATCGCAG GATTCCTTATAGACAAGATGAGTGACTATGGGACAGGCTTCCTCATGGCAGGCGTGGCCCTCATCATCTCTGCCCTCTTCCTGCTCCTGCTGCACCAGATGAACCGCAGGGCTCAGGGGTCAGCCAGGAAGGGACATGTATGA